Within Agarivorans litoreus, the genomic segment TATCGGTGAACTTTTCTGCTGCCACTGTATCACTGGGTCATGCAGAGAAAATTGCGATCAACTATGCCAAGCAGTGGCAGGTTAATCCACAGCGTATTTGCATTGAGATCACCGAATCGGCAATGATGGAACAACCCACAGAAGCAAAAGCGAGTATTCAGCGGATGCGAGATGCAGGCTTTGGTATTGCCATTGATGACTTTGGTACCGGTTACTCATCAATGGCGTATTTGAAGCACTTACCGGTAACGGTGCTAAAAATTGATCGAGCCTTTGTAAACGGCTTAGAAGATAATCTTTCTGACCAACATATTGTTAAAGCGATGGTGATGATTGCTCGCAGTATGAAGTATCAAGTTTTGATCGAAGGTATCGAAACTCAGTTACAGGCTAACCTAGCTTCGGTATTAGGTTGTGAGCAAGCACAAGGCTATTTCTTTGCGAGGCCGCAGCCAGAAGCAGACTTTGTGAAGAACTATCTGCCTAAAACACCTACAAAAGAGAACCTTCGATTAGTTGTGAATTAATCTTGGCGCGGCTTTTGCTTTTCCCTGTATATCTTAAGAGTAATGCCATTTATCTGGCGGTAGAGGGAAATCATGAGAGTAGATTCGGCAAACCTATTTAGCGAACTGCAATCAATGGCTGGTGAAATGAAAACAGGCGGCATCGCCAACGACATTGCTATGCCAAGCAGCCAGTTAACGACCTCTTCGGTAAACAGCGATTTTGGCAACCTGCTAAAAGACGCAATAAATAATGTGAATGGCTTGCAATCTAATGCCAATGACTTGCGAACTCGCTTTGATTTGGGCGACCGTAGCGTGGGTATTGGTGATGTAATGATTGCCGCGCAAAAATCTAGCATCGCCTTTGATGCAACGGTTCAAGTAAGAAATAAGCTAGTTGATGCTTATAAAGAAATTATGTCCATGCCAGTTTAATACGGCTAGGAGAATATTGTGGCTAGCGAAGGAAGTAACGCAATGAGTCAAGAACCGGCACTATTAGGTTCAGATAGCGATGGTGAGAGCCTAGAGGCTACCGAGCAACAAAGCTCAGCCTTATCGTTTTTAAGT encodes:
- the fliE gene encoding flagellar hook-basal body complex protein FliE, encoding MRVDSANLFSELQSMAGEMKTGGIANDIAMPSSQLTTSSVNSDFGNLLKDAINNVNGLQSNANDLRTRFDLGDRSVGIGDVMIAAQKSSIAFDATVQVRNKLVDAYKEIMSMPV